A window of the Henckelia pumila isolate YLH828 chromosome 3, ASM3356847v2, whole genome shotgun sequence genome harbors these coding sequences:
- the LOC140886517 gene encoding protein ATAF2-like has translation MKGGGHQQMDLPAGFRFHPTDEELVVHYLCRKCAGQRIAVPIIAEIDLYKFDPWQLPEMALCGEKEWYFFSPRDRKYPNGSRPNRAAGAGYWKATGADKPVGKPKTLGIKKSLVFYAGKAPKGVKTNWIMHEYRLANVDRSAGKRSNSRLDDWVLCRIYNKKGTLEKHYNLDENTVEFSDTEVEEEQKPDLNTLECKRMATEAALVQDPYTTRRVNGHQQFDTSESMPKYHADSSSSEHVLSPEFLSDYKEVQSEAKWSELENFLDSQLNYMDGYQDYLSGSQIQYNDQMSLFQEMSGYM, from the exons ATGAAGGGTGGTGGTCATCAGCAAATGGATTTGCCGGCGGGATTCAGGTTCCATCCCACGGACGAGGAGTTGGTGGTGCATTACCTCTGCCGCAAGTGTGCGGGACAGCGGATTGCGGTTCCAATCATTGCTGAGATTGATCTCTACAAGTTTGATCCCTGGCAGCTTCCTG AGATGGCACTATGTGGTGAAAAGGAGTGGTATTTCTTCTCTCCGAGAGACCGCAAGTACCCAAACGGTTCACGGCCGAATCGAGCCGCCGGAGCCGGCTACTGGAAGGCCACAGGAGCAGATAAACCTGTGGGCAAGCCGAAGACTCTGGGAATCAAGAAATCTCTGGTGTTTTATGCAGGAAAAGCTCCAAAAGGAGTCAAAACTAATTGGATTATGCATGAGTACCGCCTAGCTAATGTCGATAGATCTGCTGGCAAAAGAAGCAATTCGAGG CTCGATGATTGGGTATTATGTCGAATATACAACAAGAAAGGAACTCTCGAAAAGCATTACAATTTGGATGAAAACACCGTGGAATTCTCAGATACCGAAGTCGAAGAAGAACAAAAACCAGACTTGAACACATTAGAATGTAAAAGAATGGCTACGGAGGCAGCATTAGTGCAGGATCCCTACACCACACGAAGGGTGAATGGCCATCAGCAGTTCGATACATCAGAATCGATGCCCAAGTATCATGCCGACTCGAGCAGCTCCGAGCACGTGTTGTCACCGGAGTTTTTGAGCGATTACAAGGAGGTCCAAAGCGAAGCTAAGTGGAGTGAGTTGGAAAATTTTCTCGATTCTCAGCTGAACTATATGGATGGATATCAAGATTACCTCTCAGGCTCCCAAATACAGTACAACGATCAGATGTCTTTGTTTCAAGAAATGTCTGGTTATATGTAG
- the LOC140886518 gene encoding protein DELAY OF GERMINATION 1-like: protein MAQVRPRNGNGRISFPNFFEQWLAEQNQHLESLVSASKENEQQLESGRAVTQQELDGRILSPLIERVIQHYEQYYGTKSNGAKEDILSMFNPSWRSSLEDAFLWIGGWRPSMAFHLLYSKSGLQVEAKLMELIQGLTTGDLGDLSADQLEKVNELQKETVRAEKELTEKLAKKQESVADSSMVELSHVATELIRGGEEAVEDGRVDAALDPKKQALVEILQKADDLRLKTLKKVLQILTPIQSVHFLIAAAELHLRFHEWGKKRDERNREVAEVGVEPRNS from the coding sequence ATGGCGCAAGTCCGACCCAGAAATGGAAATGGGCGAATCTCCTTCCCCAATTTCTTCGAGCAATGGCTGGCTGAGCAAAACCAGCATCTGGAGTCGCTAGTTTCTGCCTCCAAAGAGAACGAACAGCAGCTGGAGAGTGGTCGCGCAGTCACTCAACAAGAATTGGATGGGAGAATCTTGAGTCCTCTCATAGAACGAGTCATTCAACACTACGAGCAGTATTATGGAACCAAATCCAATGGGGCCAAGGAAGACATTCTCTCCATGTTCAATCCTTCATGGAGGAGTAGTCTCGAAGATGCTTTCCTCTGGATCGGCGGCTGGCGCCCCAGCATGGCTTTTCACTTGCTTTACTCCAAGTCCGGCCTGCAGGTCGAGGCCAAACTTATGGAGCTCATACAAGGACTCACCACTGGTGATTTAGGTGACCTTTCTGCGGACCAGCTTGAGAAAGTTAATGAATTGCAGAAAGAGACCGTGAGAGCCGAGAAGGAGTTGACTGAGAAGCTGGCCAAGAAGCAGGAGAGCGTGGCTGATTCCAGCATGGTTGAGTTGTCGCATGTTGCCACGGAGCTCATCAGGGGAGGGGAGGAGGCGGTGGAGGATGGCCGGGTGGATGCGGCCTTGGATCCCAAGAAACAGGCGTTGGTGGAGATTCTGCAGAAAGCTGATGACTTGAGACTCAAAACGCTGAAAAAGGTGCTTCAGATTCTAACTCCCATACAGAGCGTGCATTTCTTGATTGCTGCTGCGGAGCTGCACCTGAGGTTCCATGAATGGGGGAAGAAAAGGGACGAAAGGAACCGTGAAGTTGCAGAGGTTGGAGTGGAGCCCAGAAACAGTTAG